Proteins from a genomic interval of Peromyscus leucopus breed LL Stock chromosome 12, UCI_PerLeu_2.1, whole genome shotgun sequence:
- the Tssk2 gene encoding testis-specific serine/threonine-protein kinase 2 → MDDAAVLRKKGYIVGINLGKGSYAKVKSAYSERLKFNVAVKIIDRKKTPTDFVERFLPREMDILATVNHRSIIKTYEIFETSDGRIYIVMELGVQGDLLEFIKCRGALHEDVARKMFRQLSSAVKYCHDLDVVHRDLKCENLLLDKDFNIKLSDFGFSKRCLRDGSGRIVLSKTFCGSAAYAAPEVLQGIPYQPKVYDIWSLGVILYIMVCGSMPYDDSDIKKMLRIQKEHRVDFPRSKNLTGECKDLIYRILQPDVNRRLHIDEILSHSWLQPPKPKAMSSASFKREGEGKYRAECKLDTRPGSRPEHRPDHKLGAKPQHRMMVAPENEDRMEERLAETSRAKDHHISGAEVGKAST, encoded by the coding sequence ATGGACGATGCCGCGGTCCTAAGGAAGAAGGGTTACATCGTAGGAATCAATCTGGGCAAGGGCTCCTATGCAAAAGTCAAATCTGCCTACTCTGAGCGCCTCAAGTTCAACGTGGCAGTCAAGATCATAGACCGCAAGAAAACACCCACTGACTTTGTGGAGAGATTCCTTCCTAGGGAGATGGACATCCTGGCGACCGTCAACCACCGTTCCATCATTAAGACCTACGAGATCTTTGAGACCTCTGATGGACGCATCTACATTGTCATGGAGCTGGGCGTCCAGGGCGACCTCCTCGAGTTCATCAAGTGCAGAGGAGCCCTGCATGAGGACGTGGCACGTAAAATGTTCCGCCAGCTCTCCTCGGCCGTCAAGTACTGCCATGATCTGGATGTTGTCCACCGAGACCTCAAGTGCGAGAACCTTCTGCTTGACAAGGACTTCAACATCAAGCTGTCTGACTTCGGCTTCTCCAAGCGCTGCCTGCGGGACGGGAGTGGGCGCATCGTCCTCAGCAAAACCTTCTGTGGGTCAGCGGCTTATGCGGCCCCCGAGGTTCTGCAGGGCATCCCCTACCAGCCCAAGGTGTATGACATCTGGAGCCTGGGTGTGATCCTCTACATCATGGTCTGTGGCTCCATGCCCTATGATGACTCCGACATCAAAAAGATGCTGCGCATCCAGAAGGAGCACCGAGTGGACTTCCCACGCTCCAAGAACCTGACTGGTGAGTGCAAGGACCTCATCTACCGCATCCTACAGCCAGATGTCAACCGGCGGCTGCACATTGATGAGATCCTCAGCCACTCATGGCTACAGCCCCCCAAGCCCAAAGCCATGTCTTCTGCTTCCTtcaagagggagggggagggcaagTATCGAGCTGAGTGCAAGTTGGATACTCGACCAGGCTCAAGACCTGAACACCGGCCTGACCACAAACTGGGGGCCAAACCCCAGCACCGGATGATGGTGGCACCCGAGAATGAAGACAGGATGGAGGAGAGGCTGGCTGAGACTTCCAGAGCTAAAGACCATCACATCTCTGGAGCTGAGGTGGGGAAAGCAAGTACCTAG